The Sphaerospermopsis torques-reginae ITEP-024 genome has a window encoding:
- a CDS encoding histidine phosphatase family protein: MTRVIIVRHGQSTYNIERRIQGRTDASTLTEKGQDDARKTGKVLSGIAFKAIYSSPLNRAKTTAEIICSELVEKSGEIQVSENLREVDLPAWAGMLSIDVKEKFPDDYSIWKKRPHELRMMINDADGIREHFPVLALYEQANSFWQEVLSRHQGETILIVGHNGINRALISTALGIPPSGYHGLQQSNCNISVLNFAGGLGEPVQLESMNQTQHLGDTLPSLRPNHQGFRLLLVRHGETEWNRQGKFQGQIDVPLNDNGRSQAAKAGEFLQDVELDFAFSSTMARPKETAEIILKHHSQINLQLLDGLREISHGTWEGKFEAEIEQEFPGELERWRTVPAEVQMPEGENLQQVHERSVAAWQSILATAEKNQLQTGLVVAHDATNKTLLCHILGLSLENFWNFRQGNGAVSVIDYPSGVSGSPVLQAMNITGHLSGGVLDKTAAGAL; the protein is encoded by the coding sequence ATGACTCGTGTCATCATTGTGCGTCATGGTCAAAGTACCTATAATATTGAAAGACGTATCCAAGGACGTACTGATGCGTCAACTTTAACGGAAAAAGGTCAAGACGATGCTAGGAAAACGGGTAAAGTTCTGAGTGGTATAGCATTTAAGGCTATCTACAGCAGTCCCCTGAACCGCGCTAAAACAACAGCAGAAATTATTTGCAGTGAGTTAGTTGAAAAGTCTGGGGAAATTCAAGTTTCCGAAAATTTACGAGAAGTAGACTTACCCGCATGGGCGGGAATGTTATCTATTGATGTCAAAGAAAAATTCCCTGATGATTATAGTATCTGGAAAAAACGCCCCCATGAATTGCGGATGATGATTAATGACGCAGACGGGATAAGAGAACATTTTCCGGTTTTAGCTTTATATGAACAAGCAAATTCGTTTTGGCAAGAAGTTTTATCCCGTCATCAAGGCGAAACAATTCTTATAGTTGGACATAATGGTATTAACCGAGCTTTAATTAGTACAGCTTTGGGTATTCCTCCTAGTGGTTATCACGGTTTACAACAGTCTAACTGTAACATTAGTGTGTTAAATTTTGCTGGTGGTTTGGGTGAACCTGTGCAGTTAGAATCAATGAATCAAACGCAACACTTGGGAGATACTTTACCGAGTTTACGCCCCAATCATCAAGGATTTAGGTTATTATTAGTCCGTCACGGTGAAACTGAATGGAATCGTCAAGGTAAGTTTCAAGGGCAAATTGATGTACCTTTGAATGATAATGGTAGATCCCAAGCTGCAAAAGCTGGGGAGTTTCTGCAAGATGTAGAGCTTGATTTTGCTTTTAGTAGCACTATGGCGCGTCCCAAGGAAACCGCAGAAATTATTCTTAAACACCATTCTCAGATTAATTTGCAGTTATTAGATGGTTTAAGAGAAATTAGTCACGGAACTTGGGAAGGTAAATTTGAAGCTGAGATAGAACAGGAATTTCCCGGAGAGTTGGAACGGTGGCGCACTGTTCCGGCTGAGGTGCAAATGCCAGAAGGGGAAAATTTACAACAGGTACATGAACGCAGTGTAGCGGCTTGGCAGTCAATATTAGCAACTGCTGAGAAAAATCAACTACAAACTGGTTTAGTGGTTGCCCACGATGCTACTAATAAAACCTTGCTTTGTCATATCCTGGGATTATCACTGGAAAATTTCTGGAATTTCCGTCAAGGCAATGGGGCAGTGAGTGTTATTGACTACCCTAGTGGTGTGAGTGGTTCACCTGTGCTACAGGCAATGAATATTACTGGACATTTAAGTGGGGGTGTGTTAGATAAAACAGCCGCAGGAGCTTTATAA